The sequence CGTTCGAGGAGTGACGCCATGGCAGGTCGGACGGGCGGACCGGCGCTTCCACGGGCCCGTGGTGACCTTTCGGCGGCGGTCATCGCCCATCTGCGGGGGAGCGGCACACTGCCGGACCCCGCCCTCGCGGACGCGGCCGAGCCCTACGGGGACGATCTGCAACTCGCCCTGTACATCTGCTACGAACTGCACTACCGGGGCTTCGCGGAGGTCGACCCCGACCACGAGTGGGACCCGGACCTGCTCACCGTCAGGGCCGCGCTGGAACGCCGCTTCGAGTCGGCCCTGCGCGCGGACACCCCGCCAGGCACCGGTCTGACCGAAGCCCTGGACGCCCTGCTCGTCGAACCCGCCGAGGGCACAGGGGTGTCCCACTTCCTCCAGGAGCACAGCACACGCGAGCGCTTGCGGGCGTACGCCGTGCAGCGCTCCCTCTACCACCTGAAGGAGGCCGACCCGCACGCCTGGGTGCTGCCCCGCCTCAGCGGGCGCGCCAAGGCGGGCATGGCCGCCATCGAGTACGACGAGTTCGGCGCCGGCCGCGCCGAACGGGTCCACGCCCGGCTGTTCGCCGACCTCATGGCGGACCTGGGACTGGAGACGGCGTACGGCCACTACCTCGACCGGGGCCACGCCGAAATGCTGGCCCTGGTGAACCTGATGTCCCTCTTCGGCCTGCACCGCAGGCTGCGCGGCGCGCTGGTCGGCCACTTCGCCGCTGTGGAGATCACCTCGTCCCCCGCGTCACGCCGCCTCGCCCTCGCGATGAAACGGGCAGACGCCGGGTCCGCCGCCGAGCACTTCTACACCGAACACGTCGAGGCCGACGCGGTCCACGAACAGGTCGTCCGCCACGACGTCGTACGCGGTCTGCTGGACGACGAACCCGCCCTGGAGGCGGACGTCGTCTTCGGCATCGACACCACCGCCCTCCTGGAGAACCGCCTCGCCGACCGCCTCCTGACCGACTGGCGCGCCCCGGCCCGGGGTCTGTCCGGCGGATCTTCGGGGGCCCACGGGAATCCGCGGGACTGAGCCGCGGCGCGGCGGCAGGTGCGGCCCCGGCCCTCGGTGACCTGGGCGCGGGACCGGATGTGCGGGAGCGGTCGCCTCAGGAGCCGTCGTTCGCACGGACCCGCACGGTGTGCGGCGCCGGGTCCGCCGGATCGGGCAGGTTCATGCCCGTTTCGAGGCCGCTCAGGAGGTAGCGCGGCACGGGTTCGGTCAGCCGCTCCCCGGGCAGCACGACCGTCCTGGGCACACCGGGCACGGTCCGCGACCCGGAATCCGCAGGGCGGCGCTGCGGCTGTTGTCCCCATCGTCAGCCCCTGCCCCCGCGTACGCCGGGCGCCCGGCCGGCGGGTACCCGAACCGCCCCGGACATGCGGGAGGGTCCGGGGGTTTTCGTACCCCCCGGGCCGGGAACGGGCCCAAGGGGACGAAACCGCGCATTCTGGTGGAAGTCGCGCTCTCTGGGCACCCGTCGCAAGGAAGCCTCCGAGAGGGTGCGCCCCCGCAGGACGACCGAACGGGCGGCACGGCCGTCACCCGACAGCGAGGAGATGACATGCGTGCACTGACCTGGCAAGGAAAGCGCGAAGTCCGCGTCGAGACCGTTCCCGACCCGGTCATCCAGGACCCGGCCGACATCATCATCCGGGTCACCTCGACGGGCATCTGCGGATCGGACCTCCACCTGTACGAAGTGCTCGGCCCCTACCTCGACGCCGGGGACATACTGGGGCACGAGGCGATGGGTGTCGTGGAGGTGACGGGCCCCGAAGTGACCGCCGTGGCGCGCGGCGACCGGGTCGTCGTCCCGTTCAACGTCTCCTGCGGCACCTGCTTCATGTGCGACCAGGGCCTGTACTCGCAGTGCGAGACCACCCAGGTGAAGGAGTACGGCACCGGGGCCTCACTCTTCGGGTACACCAAGCTCTACGGACAGGTGCCCGGCGGGCAGGCCCAGCTGATGCGGGTCCCCTTCGGCAACACCCTGCCCGTCAAGGTCCCCGACGGCCCGCCGGACGACCGTTTCGTCTACCTCTCCGACGTCCTGCCCACCGCCTGGCAGGCCGTCGAGTACGCCGGCATTCCGCCCGGCGGCAGCGTCACGGTCCTCGGCCTCGGGCCGATCGGTGACATGGCGGCCCGGATCGCCCTGCACCGGGGCGCGGGCCTCGTCATCGGCGTGGACCTCGTCCCCGAACGCCTGGCCCGCGCGGCGGCGCGTGGCATCCAGGTACTGGACCTGGGCCGGTACGGAAAGGACCTGCCACAGGCGGTCCGGGACCTCACGGCCGGGCGCGGCACCGACGCGGTCATCGACGCCGTCGGCATGGAGGCCCACGGCGCACCGATCAGCCGGGCGGGCCAGTGGGCCACCGGGCTCCTCCCCGACGCCGCGGCCCGCAAGCTGATGGAACGCGCGGGCATCGACCGCCTCACCGCCCTCCTCACCGCGATCGACGTGGTGCGCCGGGGCGGCACGATCTCGGTGTCCGGGGTCTACGGGGGCGCGGCCGACCCGCTGCCCCTGCTCACCCTGTTCGACAAGCAGATCCAGCTGCGGATGGGCCAGGCGAACGTCAAGCGCTGGGTGCCCGACATCCTGCCGCTGCTCGGCGACGACGATCCGCTGGGTGTGGACGGCTTCGCCACGCACCACCTGCCCCTGGAGGACGCACCGCAGGCGTACGCGGCCTTCCAGTCGAAGTCCGACGGCATGGTCAAGACGCTCCTGCGGCCCTGAACCGGCACGCGGACCGCGGTGGGCCACCGGGGGAGCGCCGCACGGAAGGAGTCACGGTGAACGCATCGCAAGGACTGCGCGTCGTGGTCACGGGCGCGACGGGAAACGTGGGAACGAGCCTCGTCCGGGCGCTGTCACGGGACCCGGCCGTGGGCTCGGTCCCGGGCTCGCCCGCCGGCTGCGCGACCTCACCCTGCCCCGGGTGGAGTGGGGCAGGGGCGGCCTCCCGCGCCCTGACGGCGCGCGGGCGCTCGCCCCGCCGGCCGGCAGCCGGTGGAGCTGAGGGCGGCGCCCGGACCGGCAGAAAAGGCGCACGGACTCCCGGGCCGACAGTTCGCCTCGCAAGCGAACGGATGCCACCATGAAATCCATGGCATCCCATACGGTGCAATTCGGATACACGATGATGACCGAGCAGTCGGGACCGCGGGCCCTCGTGGAGGACGTGGTGGCGGCCGAGCAGGCAGGCTTCGACTTCTCCGTCACCTCCGACCACTACTTCCCCTGGCTGGCGTCCCAGGGGCACGCCCCTTACGCCTGGAGCGTGCTGGGCGCGGCGGCGCAGGCCACGTCGCGCATCCCGCTGATGACGTACGTGACCTGTCCGACGACCCGCTACCACCCCGCCGTCGTGGCCCAGAAGGCCGCCACGCTGCAACTGCTCTCCGAGGGCCGCTTCCGGCTCGGGCTCGGGTCCGGCGAGAACCTCAACGAGCACGTGGTGGGCGAGGGCTGGCCGGACGCCCGGGTGCGGCTGGAGAAGCTTGAGGAAGCGGTGGAGATCATCAAGGCGCTCCTCGGCGGCGGCACCGTCACCCACCACGGTGCCCACTTCGACGTGGACAACGCCAAGCTGTGGGACGTTCCCGACGTGGCCGTACCCCTCGGTGTCGCCGTTTCGGGAGACCGGTCGTGCGAGATCGCGGGCCGGCTGGCGGACCTCGTCATCGCCACGGAACCCAAGGCGGAGCTGGTCACCGGATTCGAACGGCACGGTGGCGGCGGAAAGCCGAGCGTGGGCCAGCTGCCCGTCTGCTACGACACCGACCGGGACGCGGCGGTGAAGCGGGCGCACGACCAGTTCCGCTGGTCGGTCGGCGGCTGGAAGGTGAACTCCGAACTTCCGAACCCGGCCGCGTTCGACCAGGCCACGCAGTACGTCGGCCCCGAGGACATCGCCGCCTCGGTTCCGTGCGGCGACGACGTCGGGCAGTTCGTCGAGGCGGTACGCCCGTTCGTCGACGCGGGGTTCACCGAGGTCGCTCTCGTACAGATCGGCGGCGGCCACCAGAGGCCGTTCATCGACTGGGCGCAGGAGAAGCTGCTGCCCGCTCTGCGCGCCATGTGACATGCGTACGCGCGCCCGTGCTTCCCGGCATCCGGCCGGGAAACACGGACGCGCGCGCAGAGCTGCTTCCCGCGGTCCGACGAGGAGGACGACCGGGCGAGCGCCCAGGAGGGAAGGACGAACCGGCGGACGAAAAACCACAGTGCCGTCGCGCCCACCAGTCACAGGGCCGGTTCAGCGGCTCACTGCCTTGAGGAGCTGCTCCTTGTTCATCGTGGAGCGGCCCTCGATGTTCTTCTTCTTCGCCTCTTCGTACAGCTGGTCCTTCGTGCGGCCCCGCGCGCCCTTGTGCGAGCGCTCGCCGCCGCGCTCCGAGGCCGATTTGGGGTCGCGCGTGGACGTCCTGCTCGCCGTCCTCGACTCACCGGAGCGGGCGCGCTCCTTGTTGACGGTGCGGGCGGCGATCTCCTTGGCACGCTTCTCGGACGTGCCGCGCTTCTCCGCGCCCTCCTTCACGTGCTCGTACTGGCGCTCGCGCTTGGGGCTCGATCCTGCCGGCATGACGCTGTCCTCCTTGTGCTCGTCCTCGACCCGTAGGACCTGTAGGACCCGGTCCCCGGGCATACCCCCGGGTTGCCGGGGGGCCACGTCCGAAACATGGCACCGCCGACGCGGGTACGCCCACCGGGCCGCGCGCTCGGGTGACACGGCGGGCGGCCCGTGCACCCGGCCGCCGGGGCCCACAGGGCCGATCGGGGCAGTCGCCGCACCGCGGACCGGTGAAGGTGCCGGCTTCGGGTACCGGGTTCGTACGAGGCTGGGCCCGTCCGGGCTCGAAGACGCACGACGCCCGTCCGGGCTCGAAGACGCACGACGAGGAGGAACCGGATGGCCGCAGGAAGGAACGCGCCGGCGGACGCCCGGCCGGGGGCCGGTGAGCGTACATGACCGCACGCACGCGCCGCGTACCGGAGATCAGCCGCCCGGACAAGGTCCTGTTCCCCGACGACGGCATCACCAAGGCCGAACTCGCCGGGTACTACCGCACGGTGGCCCGCCGCATGCTGCCCCACCTGCGGGAGCGGGCCCTCATGCTGGAACGCTTCCCCGACGGGATCGGCGGCCACGGCTTCGTGCAGAAGGACGTGCCCGGCCACTTCCCCGACTGGGTCCACCGCGTCGAACTCCCCAAGGAGGACGGCACCGTCACCTACCCGATCGCCGACGACACCGCAACGCTGGTGTACCTCGCCGGCCAGGCCTGCGTCACCCCGCACCGCTTCCTCTCCCGGGCCGACCGGCCGGACCACCCGGACCGGATGGTGTTCGACCTCGACCCGCCCGGCGACGACTTCGCCCCGGTACGCGAAGCGGCACTCGCCCTGCACGGCCTGCTGGACGAGCTGGAGCTGCCGTCCCTGGT comes from Streptomyces sp. Mut1 and encodes:
- a CDS encoding alcohol dehydrogenase catalytic domain-containing protein, whose amino-acid sequence is MRALTWQGKREVRVETVPDPVIQDPADIIIRVTSTGICGSDLHLYEVLGPYLDAGDILGHEAMGVVEVTGPEVTAVARGDRVVVPFNVSCGTCFMCDQGLYSQCETTQVKEYGTGASLFGYTKLYGQVPGGQAQLMRVPFGNTLPVKVPDGPPDDRFVYLSDVLPTAWQAVEYAGIPPGGSVTVLGLGPIGDMAARIALHRGAGLVIGVDLVPERLARAAARGIQVLDLGRYGKDLPQAVRDLTAGRGTDAVIDAVGMEAHGAPISRAGQWATGLLPDAAARKLMERAGIDRLTALLTAIDVVRRGGTISVSGVYGGAADPLPLLTLFDKQIQLRMGQANVKRWVPDILPLLGDDDPLGVDGFATHHLPLEDAPQAYAAFQSKSDGMVKTLLRP
- a CDS encoding iron-containing redox enzyme family protein → MAGRTGGPALPRARGDLSAAVIAHLRGSGTLPDPALADAAEPYGDDLQLALYICYELHYRGFAEVDPDHEWDPDLLTVRAALERRFESALRADTPPGTGLTEALDALLVEPAEGTGVSHFLQEHSTRERLRAYAVQRSLYHLKEADPHAWVLPRLSGRAKAGMAAIEYDEFGAGRAERVHARLFADLMADLGLETAYGHYLDRGHAEMLALVNLMSLFGLHRRLRGALVGHFAAVEITSSPASRRLALAMKRADAGSAAEHFYTEHVEADAVHEQVVRHDVVRGLLDDEPALEADVVFGIDTTALLENRLADRLLTDWRAPARGLSGGSSGAHGNPRD
- a CDS encoding LLM class F420-dependent oxidoreductase yields the protein MASHTVQFGYTMMTEQSGPRALVEDVVAAEQAGFDFSVTSDHYFPWLASQGHAPYAWSVLGAAAQATSRIPLMTYVTCPTTRYHPAVVAQKAATLQLLSEGRFRLGLGSGENLNEHVVGEGWPDARVRLEKLEEAVEIIKALLGGGTVTHHGAHFDVDNAKLWDVPDVAVPLGVAVSGDRSCEIAGRLADLVIATEPKAELVTGFERHGGGGKPSVGQLPVCYDTDRDAAVKRAHDQFRWSVGGWKVNSELPNPAAFDQATQYVGPEDIAASVPCGDDVGQFVEAVRPFVDAGFTEVALVQIGGGHQRPFIDWAQEKLLPALRAM
- the ligD gene encoding non-homologous end-joining DNA ligase, which produces MTARTRRVPEISRPDKVLFPDDGITKAELAGYYRTVARRMLPHLRERALMLERFPDGIGGHGFVQKDVPGHFPDWVHRVELPKEDGTVTYPIADDTATLVYLAGQACVTPHRFLSRADRPDHPDRMVFDLDPPGDDFAPVREAALALHGLLDELELPSLVMTTGSRGLHVVVALDRRDAFDDVRAFARAAADVLVARRPDRFTTEARKKARGDRLYLDVQRNAYAQTAVTPYAVRARPGAPVAAPLAWEDIEDPDLDARRWTLRGADALLARNPWRHPPRPRSLSRARTLLDALTA
- a CDS encoding plasmid stabilization protein, which gives rise to MPAGSSPKRERQYEHVKEGAEKRGTSEKRAKEIAARTVNKERARSGESRTASRTSTRDPKSASERGGERSHKGARGRTKDQLYEEAKKKNIEGRSTMNKEQLLKAVSR